From the Pseudomonas putida genome, one window contains:
- a CDS encoding metallophosphoesterase family protein, which produces MIWFLGDVHGRFDHVIRLVKLHRPEAVVFLGDLECSLPLDMILRPILDTTEIWFIHGNHDSDRPAYWHNLHSCGLAERSLHGRVVEIAGHRIAGLGGTFESQVWLPGNPDTGIQNYREFLERLALRPQHTDILATKRQHALSAIYPDDYFTLAMVRADILVCHEAPSCHPHGFSEIDELAQAMGAKMVVHGHHHDCLNYRSDWPKLGFEAHGVAFRSIMAIDGSVIS; this is translated from the coding sequence GTGATTTGGTTTCTGGGCGACGTACATGGGCGTTTTGACCATGTGATCAGGCTGGTGAAGCTCCATCGCCCCGAGGCAGTGGTCTTCCTGGGTGACCTTGAATGCAGCTTACCCCTGGACATGATCCTGCGCCCGATCCTGGATACCACTGAGATCTGGTTCATTCACGGCAACCATGACTCTGATCGTCCAGCCTATTGGCATAACCTGCATAGCTGCGGCCTCGCTGAACGCAGCCTGCATGGCCGTGTAGTGGAGATTGCTGGCCATCGCATAGCGGGACTGGGTGGCACATTCGAGTCCCAAGTTTGGCTACCAGGTAACCCTGATACCGGCATCCAAAATTACCGGGAATTTCTCGAGCGTCTGGCGCTCAGGCCGCAGCACACAGACATACTCGCGACGAAAAGACAGCACGCGCTTTCTGCAATTTACCCGGATGACTACTTCACGCTCGCGATGGTTAGGGCCGACATTCTGGTCTGCCACGAGGCTCCCAGCTGCCATCCTCACGGTTTCTCAGAGATCGATGAACTAGCCCAGGCAATGGGCGCAAAAATGGTCGTGCATGGGCATCATCATGATTGCCTGAATTACCGGTCTGACTGGCCAAAGCTTGGTTTTGAGGCTCATGGTGTGGCGTTTAGATCCATCATGGCCATCGATGGTTCGGTCATCAGCTGA
- a CDS encoding ATP-dependent nuclease has product MYLSALKIENFRQFGHGDHALDIQFNEGVTALVGENDAGKTAVIDAIRYVLQTRDAEYLRLQIEDFHIASDGTQAETITLRCTLEGLSLAELGAFVEYVTYTGGVGRLYVHWSARRVVASASTRKWVDISVRSGEKGEGPSLDVGVRQLLATAYLKPLRDAEREMSPGRNSRLSQVLSSFPNIDAGNAFDPAALPTDLTDAEALSIAGMGDFLRHLVNRHGAIVSAQNEINDTYLRPLSLAGQPLTSRIGFGEAGTDPAKLKQILERLELGLLDHATGEARGIYGLGSNNVLFMACELLLLGKEPDGLPLLLIEEPEAHLHPQRQLQLMEFLEAAAKPSTGLRPVQVILSTHSPNLSSKIPLQNLVLMQRQRAFSLAESETCLAPDDYRFLSRFLDVTKAGLFFAKGLLVVEGDAEAILLPSLARRLGKDLTKHGVSIINVGGVGLRRYSKILQRKDTSKGEITVPTACITDMDVMPDCAPEIRGLKGVKGAVWPDIAKRRWRAEKDFGSTPGDIEKGLKVHREKRGESDGQCVRTFVADHWTLEYDLAFKGLSKEVHHAAYLAIYEEKIDDGTETKASLLKKAQKAFENIQTTHASEEARCSAIYKLFNRASKAIAAQHLIDFIEQGFENGSLDATKLRGLLPTYVVHAIEYATGGAALATTPGPAHPLMATAAPAGSTDPLEEASE; this is encoded by the coding sequence GTGTACCTTTCGGCTTTGAAGATCGAAAATTTCCGCCAGTTCGGCCATGGCGATCACGCGTTGGACATCCAGTTCAACGAAGGCGTGACCGCCCTCGTTGGTGAAAACGACGCTGGCAAGACGGCGGTCATCGACGCGATCCGCTACGTGCTGCAAACCCGGGATGCCGAATACCTTCGATTACAGATCGAGGACTTCCACATTGCCAGCGATGGTACTCAGGCCGAGACCATCACGCTCAGGTGCACCCTGGAAGGGCTGAGCCTCGCGGAACTGGGTGCTTTCGTTGAGTATGTGACGTACACCGGTGGCGTGGGGCGTCTTTATGTACATTGGTCAGCTCGTCGCGTTGTCGCCTCAGCCTCTACCCGCAAATGGGTCGACATCTCGGTTCGCTCGGGTGAAAAAGGAGAGGGGCCTTCGCTGGACGTGGGTGTACGACAGCTGCTCGCCACTGCATACCTGAAACCGCTGCGCGATGCCGAGCGAGAAATGTCACCAGGCCGGAATTCCCGGCTGTCCCAGGTATTGAGCAGTTTCCCTAATATTGATGCGGGTAACGCGTTTGATCCCGCGGCACTCCCGACCGACCTCACCGATGCAGAAGCCCTCAGCATTGCCGGCATGGGGGATTTCCTTCGTCACTTGGTGAACCGTCACGGCGCTATCGTCTCCGCGCAGAACGAGATCAACGATACGTACCTTCGGCCTCTATCGCTGGCTGGCCAGCCCCTAACCAGTCGCATCGGCTTTGGGGAAGCTGGAACGGATCCCGCTAAGCTCAAGCAGATCCTGGAGCGGCTAGAGCTCGGCCTGCTGGATCATGCCACTGGGGAGGCGCGCGGCATCTACGGTCTGGGCTCCAACAACGTGTTGTTCATGGCCTGTGAACTCTTGCTCCTAGGCAAAGAGCCTGACGGGCTTCCGCTGCTCCTCATCGAAGAGCCGGAGGCCCACCTGCACCCGCAACGTCAGCTCCAATTGATGGAGTTCCTCGAAGCCGCGGCTAAGCCCTCCACGGGGTTGAGACCGGTTCAGGTCATCCTCAGCACCCATAGCCCGAACCTGAGTTCGAAGATACCGTTGCAGAACCTGGTGCTGATGCAGCGGCAACGGGCGTTCTCGCTCGCCGAGAGTGAAACCTGCCTGGCACCAGATGATTATCGCTTCCTCAGCCGGTTCCTTGATGTGACCAAGGCGGGGCTGTTCTTCGCTAAAGGCTTGCTCGTGGTTGAAGGTGATGCAGAAGCGATCCTCCTACCGTCACTGGCACGTCGGTTGGGTAAGGATCTGACCAAGCACGGGGTTTCGATAATCAACGTGGGCGGTGTCGGCCTGCGGCGCTATTCGAAAATCCTGCAGCGCAAGGACACGTCCAAAGGCGAGATCACAGTGCCCACAGCCTGCATCACCGACATGGATGTGATGCCCGATTGCGCGCCAGAGATTCGGGGCCTGAAGGGGGTCAAGGGGGCGGTTTGGCCAGACATCGCCAAGCGGCGCTGGCGCGCCGAAAAAGATTTCGGTTCCACACCGGGAGACATTGAAAAAGGCCTGAAGGTACATCGCGAGAAGCGCGGAGAGAGTGACGGGCAATGTGTGCGGACGTTCGTTGCCGACCACTGGACGCTCGAATACGACTTGGCGTTCAAAGGGCTCTCGAAGGAAGTCCATCACGCCGCATACCTGGCCATTTATGAGGAAAAGATCGACGACGGCACGGAAACCAAGGCTAGCCTGCTGAAGAAGGCGCAGAAAGCCTTCGAAAATATCCAGACGACCCATGCCTCCGAGGAAGCCCGTTGCTCAGCGATCTACAAACTGTTCAATCGGGCGTCAAAAGCGATCGCAGCCCAGCACCTGATCGACTTCATTGAACAAGGTTTCGAAAACGGTTCCCTAGATGCCACGAAATTGCGGGGATTGTTGCCAACCTACGTTGTCCATGCGATCGAGTACGCAACCGGAGGTGCAGCCCTGGCTACCACCCCCGGCCCGGCTCACCCGCTCATGGCGACGGCAGCACCGGCAGGTTCTACTGATCCGCTGGAAGAGGCCTCCGAATGA
- a CDS encoding tyrosine-type recombinase/integrase, with protein MINKADRYLEASVRQNTSKSYAAALSHYEVTWGGFLPTTTESVVRYIAEYADQLALSTLKQRLAALANWHQSNGFPDPTKAPKVRQLLKGIRAVHPVQQKQAAPLALLHLEKAVAHLEDEVVQARAAGNMAALLKATRDIALLTIGFWRGFRGDELARLTIENTHAERYVGIRFYLGSSKGDRHNTGREYKTPSLSKLCPVEAYLNWIEAAGLTRGGVFRGIDRWGNISDRPIAAHSLIPLLRDTLNRCGLPSEIYSAHSIRRGFATWAASSGWDIKTLMEYVGWSDMKSALRYVEPAQQFGGLIRKLEE; from the coding sequence ATGATCAACAAGGCAGATAGGTACTTGGAGGCGAGCGTTCGTCAGAACACGTCGAAGAGCTATGCGGCCGCCCTCTCCCACTACGAAGTCACCTGGGGCGGTTTCCTGCCCACCACCACTGAGTCCGTTGTCCGCTATATCGCGGAGTACGCCGACCAGCTGGCGCTGAGCACGCTGAAGCAACGTCTAGCTGCGCTGGCGAACTGGCACCAAAGCAACGGCTTCCCCGACCCCACAAAAGCCCCCAAGGTCAGGCAGTTGCTGAAGGGCATCCGGGCGGTACACCCCGTGCAGCAGAAGCAAGCAGCTCCTCTGGCGTTATTGCATCTGGAAAAAGCAGTGGCGCACCTGGAGGATGAGGTTGTTCAGGCAAGAGCTGCCGGCAACATGGCGGCTCTACTCAAGGCGACCCGCGACATCGCTTTGCTCACCATTGGCTTTTGGAGGGGATTCCGCGGGGACGAACTGGCTAGGCTCACGATCGAGAATACGCATGCGGAGCGATACGTCGGGATCAGGTTCTATCTAGGGTCTTCCAAAGGAGACCGACACAACACTGGCCGTGAGTACAAGACACCATCACTGAGCAAACTGTGCCCGGTCGAGGCGTACCTGAACTGGATCGAAGCTGCTGGCCTCACTCGTGGCGGCGTGTTCAGGGGGATTGATCGCTGGGGCAATATCAGCGATCGCCCGATCGCAGCCCACAGCCTTATTCCTCTCCTCCGCGACACCTTGAATAGGTGTGGCTTGCCCTCCGAGATCTACAGTGCTCACTCGATCCGGCGAGGGTTTGCTACCTGGGCAGCGAGCTCAGGATGGGACATCAAGACACTCATGGAGTACGTGGGCTGGAGCGACATGAAATCTGCCCTTCGCTATGTCGAGCCGGCTCAGCAGTTTGGTGGGCTCATCAGAAAGCTGGAGGAATGA
- a CDS encoding UvrD-helicase domain-containing protein, whose amino-acid sequence MTLRQLVAPITDADVDWVIELMGLDPLDEPRRDFLKSMDTVDVAACPGSGKTTLVVAKLAILARHWKSRMQGICVLSHTNAAREEIEKRLGGTEVGQRLLRFPHYIDTIHGFTGRFLASPWLRSQGIALQAIDDEATHKARRRELSYREHLGAQAAFEKKFNSLHNLRVRSADFDDPLGDEDIGFAPHTATYKSVVKSLSGAAKAGYFCFDEVFVLGHALLDQEPAVGGALRLRFPCVLIDEMQDTQPDQAGVLQRVFPHDDPDVRVIRVGDPNQEIFEKKTPLQDPFPDPGRQLEIASSFRFDQAIASIANSFAYVPITNGLIGLRAPRAPGSVPNTIIVFPDNDATGVLDEFGKLVLEHLPAESREAGVFAVGAVHRLENFKANQYPKALEHYWPSYRSDTTKTSFKPRTFAEGAHVARRTAMKEATAAPAVELLASCLLNLGTLAFPGSLMQLRGRHHAAVEEKLTAKPQAFAQYRECLQLILFGAAEMTEQEWLTTIAPRVLVVATALHDAEGVTVNLEGYQYLAWQVAPVANEASESGGSLINTYRYQDGTDGVDIRMSSIHSEKGKTHAATLILETFRKTHFIQKLMPWLECQKAAAKRPPDSAKKDMMLMYVGMTRPSQMLCLAARKSSMGEGTTGEKRRAALEAAGWSILELET is encoded by the coding sequence ATGACGCTCAGGCAACTGGTTGCCCCCATTACTGACGCAGATGTGGACTGGGTCATCGAGCTTATGGGGCTAGATCCGCTGGACGAGCCCCGCCGTGATTTCTTGAAGTCCATGGACACAGTCGACGTGGCGGCCTGTCCTGGGAGCGGGAAGACAACCCTGGTCGTCGCCAAGCTTGCCATCCTGGCTCGTCATTGGAAGAGTCGTATGCAGGGTATCTGCGTGCTTTCGCACACCAACGCGGCCAGAGAAGAGATCGAGAAACGCCTTGGTGGCACCGAGGTGGGCCAACGACTGCTGCGCTTTCCTCACTACATCGACACTATCCATGGCTTCACTGGCCGATTTTTGGCGTCACCATGGTTACGCTCGCAGGGCATTGCACTGCAGGCAATCGATGATGAGGCCACTCACAAAGCTCGTCGAAGGGAGCTGTCATATCGTGAACACTTAGGTGCACAGGCCGCCTTCGAGAAAAAATTTAACAGCCTTCACAACTTGCGAGTGCGGTCTGCCGACTTCGATGATCCCCTCGGCGATGAAGACATTGGTTTTGCGCCACACACGGCAACCTACAAGAGTGTGGTGAAATCATTGAGCGGCGCGGCCAAGGCCGGTTACTTCTGCTTCGATGAGGTATTCGTGTTAGGGCACGCCTTACTCGACCAGGAGCCGGCCGTGGGCGGTGCATTGCGCCTGCGCTTCCCATGCGTGTTGATCGATGAAATGCAAGACACCCAACCTGACCAGGCGGGTGTTCTTCAACGGGTCTTTCCTCATGATGACCCAGATGTGCGTGTCATTCGTGTCGGAGATCCCAACCAAGAGATCTTCGAGAAGAAGACGCCCTTGCAGGATCCCTTCCCTGATCCAGGGCGTCAGTTGGAGATTGCAAGCAGCTTCCGGTTTGATCAGGCCATCGCATCGATCGCCAATTCGTTCGCGTATGTCCCAATCACGAATGGACTGATCGGACTTCGTGCTCCACGTGCCCCGGGCAGCGTCCCCAACACGATCATCGTCTTCCCTGATAACGATGCAACGGGTGTGTTGGATGAATTCGGCAAGCTGGTGCTGGAGCACCTTCCGGCAGAGTCCCGCGAGGCTGGTGTGTTCGCCGTCGGTGCTGTACATCGGCTTGAGAACTTCAAGGCAAACCAGTACCCGAAAGCCCTGGAGCATTACTGGCCATCCTACCGGTCTGACACAACGAAGACATCGTTCAAGCCTCGTACCTTTGCGGAAGGCGCACACGTTGCCAGACGTACCGCGATGAAAGAAGCCACAGCTGCTCCCGCAGTTGAGTTGTTGGCTTCATGCTTGTTAAACCTCGGCACACTGGCGTTCCCCGGCAGCTTGATGCAACTGAGAGGTCGACACCACGCTGCAGTGGAGGAAAAGCTTACCGCGAAGCCGCAAGCATTCGCACAGTATCGAGAGTGCCTTCAGTTGATCCTATTCGGAGCGGCTGAAATGACCGAACAGGAGTGGCTCACGACCATTGCTCCGAGAGTGCTGGTGGTGGCAACCGCGCTTCATGATGCCGAAGGCGTGACTGTAAATCTGGAGGGTTACCAGTATCTTGCTTGGCAGGTAGCCCCAGTTGCCAATGAGGCCAGCGAAAGTGGTGGCTCACTGATCAACACTTACCGGTACCAGGATGGTACCGATGGCGTCGACATTCGTATGTCATCCATCCATTCGGAAAAGGGCAAAACTCACGCGGCTACGCTGATCCTGGAGACCTTCCGGAAGACCCACTTTATTCAGAAGCTCATGCCATGGCTCGAATGTCAAAAGGCAGCGGCCAAGCGACCACCGGACAGCGCCAAGAAGGACATGATGCTGATGTATGTGGGGATGACTCGACCATCTCAAATGCTGTGCCTGGCTGCCCGCAAAAGCAGCATGGGCGAGGGGACAACGGGAGAAAAACGAAGGGCTGCGCTAGAGGCCGCAGGATGGTCGATTCTGGAACTTGAGACCTGA
- a CDS encoding DNA-binding protein, whose amino-acid sequence MARGGINLALVRKAREALIARGQNPSIDAIRIELGNTGSKTTIQRYLKEIETHDPRPSASPSRLSDELTELVGKMLERLLEEGSEALAHERASFDLERQAMKQEVDTLQRQLDQAKDQIATLQSAMQAQDEELKTTHSSLQTELTRNARLSQSCTDLEVRVQEKDGQIQSLEQKHAHAREALEHYRASVKEQRDQDLSRHESQTYQMQQELTVLQQTLMVKQEEISRLIRDNERFIAESRQQTKENSHHREALERLRGDLGIANAATARAEGAKELLASQLEAKSKEAGDAQSEVAAAKLREEGLVHKLARAEAELAALGSLSEADGSQA is encoded by the coding sequence ATGGCTAGAGGCGGTATTAACCTGGCGCTTGTGCGCAAAGCTCGTGAAGCGCTGATTGCCCGAGGCCAGAATCCAAGCATTGACGCGATTCGTATAGAACTTGGAAATACCGGCTCAAAGACGACAATTCAGCGCTATTTGAAGGAAATAGAGACTCATGACCCTCGGCCATCCGCTTCTCCTTCGAGGCTAAGCGATGAGCTGACTGAGCTAGTGGGCAAAATGCTGGAGCGTTTGCTGGAGGAAGGGAGCGAGGCGCTGGCGCATGAACGTGCCTCCTTTGATCTTGAGCGCCAGGCGATGAAGCAGGAGGTGGATACACTTCAACGTCAGCTAGACCAGGCGAAAGACCAGATCGCCACGCTGCAGTCAGCTATGCAAGCGCAGGATGAAGAGCTCAAAACGACTCATTCCTCACTGCAGACCGAGCTCACACGCAACGCCAGGCTCAGCCAGAGCTGCACTGATTTAGAGGTGCGGGTTCAAGAAAAGGACGGGCAGATTCAGTCCTTGGAGCAAAAGCATGCGCATGCCCGGGAGGCCCTCGAACACTATCGTGCTTCGGTCAAGGAGCAGCGAGACCAGGATCTGAGCCGCCATGAGTCCCAGACCTATCAAATGCAGCAGGAGCTGACCGTCCTTCAGCAAACGCTCATGGTCAAACAGGAGGAAATCTCCCGATTGATCCGGGATAACGAGCGGTTCATTGCCGAGAGTCGCCAACAGACCAAAGAGAACTCGCACCATCGCGAGGCCCTCGAACGTCTGCGGGGTGACCTAGGCATTGCTAATGCCGCTACTGCCCGTGCGGAAGGTGCCAAGGAACTGCTCGCTAGCCAGTTGGAAGCCAAATCTAAAGAGGCCGGCGACGCTCAGTCGGAGGTTGCAGCCGCGAAGCTGAGGGAGGAGGGTCTGGTACATAAGCTCGCCAGAGCAGAAGCAGAACTTGCAGCGCTGGGTTCATTGAGCGAAGCGGATGGCTCACAGGCTTAG
- a CDS encoding RNaseH domain-containing protein, whose protein sequence is MTISLRTNLFRFDPDELPPVTQYHASSEFLNAWALLTDHFGKPYLPTESLEEILSYLSGGPVWVNAQLLKSKDAPAIVSLKALDSSKLNRAINVWAQHILRNTPPGQQDFVHALIPDLAMPLHASDVMRDPRQSTLAYKVVPWMLAHQLSTKPMDSSVLLNLTVCSDGSLVAWDSPLLYARGDRKAVAMHSMSTNLLLLHKVPSQYASVTVHLSHILPEWRHTTHSTWLKTDYGISKFQIHTIRIGEGQYQTVYSSPAAELIQHMGEGSLPALGGNEVSLSGPLRPIHTHTPIGSPIGSGVGTVILDQASFHVQKTVASAKPMLTRYVGRLIALRDNVSYAPARPIRLAVVTAHTDIMMRINTAYTHLESVSHVFRDKPKPQVLLQQIQCKDAQRILTTKTSSADIQNWFIDELLPRLTAWMPDAAIIETTPEVATKDDNDPKHVLRALCAKHRVTTQFIFHLPPQAEGAASSKGIAAGLKSRLRKAKANAEESDKAEDYPGINSLIDAIRGTGYVPIPLERTAGIPADTTVVSIYVDYLSKLSVYLPVITRAVVNTSEMQVYVDGAGGQPGQWRSYSEGLCAIHANPKLLDGEATKLLIRQALLAPTPVADSPLIVYINAGAKRLYPGMNDGAGHGLPPVPKNAWLIRTRSDHQTAQMTGVHSLSPLAPMFIGNRIGVHQAEHQELVYYFTSYSKTFHKVRSHRKHTRYDVTQSQLKDSWLQLGVTEFVMIQEGDFANKDQLALQAGYWCKNAPLWDGFLRLPSPLHAARQIAEDHPVAEKLRKGRY, encoded by the coding sequence ATGACGATTTCCCTGAGGACTAACCTGTTCCGATTTGATCCGGACGAGCTCCCTCCCGTCACGCAGTACCATGCTTCAAGTGAATTCTTGAATGCATGGGCGCTACTCACCGACCACTTCGGCAAGCCATATCTGCCCACTGAGTCACTGGAAGAGATCCTCAGCTACTTGTCAGGCGGCCCTGTCTGGGTCAACGCGCAACTGCTCAAAAGCAAAGACGCGCCAGCCATAGTGTCCCTGAAGGCGCTCGACTCCAGCAAACTGAACCGGGCAATCAACGTATGGGCTCAGCATATCCTGCGCAACACACCGCCTGGCCAACAGGACTTCGTTCATGCGCTGATACCCGATCTCGCCATGCCGCTTCATGCGTCCGACGTCATGCGCGACCCACGACAGTCGACTTTGGCCTACAAAGTCGTCCCCTGGATGCTGGCCCATCAGTTATCGACCAAGCCGATGGACTCTTCTGTCCTGTTGAACCTCACGGTGTGCAGCGACGGTTCATTGGTCGCCTGGGACAGCCCGTTGCTCTACGCCCGAGGCGATCGCAAGGCCGTGGCCATGCACTCAATGTCGACGAACCTCTTGTTGCTGCACAAGGTGCCCAGTCAGTACGCATCCGTGACGGTGCATCTGAGCCACATTCTGCCCGAGTGGCGCCATACCACACACTCGACCTGGCTCAAGACTGACTACGGAATTTCCAAGTTTCAGATCCACACGATACGTATTGGCGAGGGCCAATATCAGACGGTCTACTCCAGCCCCGCCGCGGAGCTCATCCAGCACATGGGAGAAGGCAGCCTGCCGGCATTGGGTGGCAATGAAGTGTCTCTGTCGGGGCCCCTCAGGCCTATTCACACCCACACGCCAATTGGCTCACCCATTGGCAGTGGCGTCGGAACGGTCATCCTCGACCAAGCAAGCTTCCACGTCCAGAAAACCGTAGCCTCCGCCAAGCCCATGCTGACCCGGTATGTCGGTCGGCTGATCGCCCTGCGAGACAACGTCTCTTATGCGCCAGCGCGGCCTATCCGCCTCGCGGTGGTAACCGCGCATACAGACATCATGATGCGCATTAACACGGCGTACACCCATCTGGAATCAGTCTCCCACGTGTTTAGGGACAAGCCTAAGCCTCAAGTCCTGCTCCAACAGATCCAGTGCAAGGATGCGCAGCGCATACTGACCACCAAAACGAGTTCGGCCGACATCCAAAATTGGTTTATCGATGAACTGCTGCCGCGGCTGACCGCCTGGATGCCGGACGCTGCGATCATCGAGACTACGCCCGAGGTGGCCACGAAAGACGACAACGATCCGAAACATGTCTTGCGAGCGCTCTGCGCTAAGCATAGGGTCACCACGCAGTTCATCTTCCACCTTCCGCCGCAGGCTGAAGGGGCTGCCTCCTCCAAGGGTATTGCCGCAGGGCTTAAAAGCCGACTGCGTAAGGCCAAGGCGAACGCTGAGGAATCCGACAAGGCAGAGGATTACCCAGGCATCAACAGCCTGATCGATGCCATCCGCGGTACCGGCTATGTACCGATCCCTCTAGAGCGCACAGCAGGCATCCCGGCTGATACGACCGTGGTTTCGATCTACGTCGATTACCTCAGCAAACTGAGTGTGTACCTGCCCGTCATCACGCGCGCTGTGGTCAACACAAGCGAGATGCAGGTCTACGTGGATGGAGCCGGAGGTCAACCGGGCCAGTGGAGAAGTTACAGTGAAGGCCTCTGCGCCATTCATGCGAACCCAAAACTTCTGGATGGGGAGGCTACGAAGCTGCTGATCAGGCAGGCGCTCCTGGCCCCGACCCCAGTGGCTGACAGCCCGCTGATTGTTTATATCAACGCCGGCGCTAAGCGCCTGTACCCAGGCATGAATGACGGCGCCGGCCATGGCTTACCACCGGTACCGAAAAACGCCTGGTTGATCCGCACGCGGTCTGATCATCAAACGGCTCAAATGACAGGCGTCCACTCCCTTTCGCCGCTGGCGCCCATGTTCATAGGCAATCGTATTGGCGTGCACCAGGCTGAACACCAAGAGCTGGTGTACTACTTCACGTCGTATTCCAAGACCTTCCACAAGGTGCGCTCTCACCGAAAGCACACCCGCTATGACGTCACACAGTCACAGCTCAAGGATTCGTGGCTGCAGCTCGGGGTGACCGAGTTTGTGATGATTCAGGAAGGGGATTTTGCAAACAAAGATCAGTTGGCGCTGCAGGCGGGATACTGGTGCAAGAATGCGCCGCTGTGGGATGGTTTCCTGCGGCTTCCCTCCCCGCTTCATGCGGCCCGGCAGATTGCAGAGGATCATCCGGTGGCTGAGAAACTGAGGAAAGGCCGGTATTGA